A stretch of DNA from Deltaproteobacteria bacterium:
CGAGTATGAAAAGGGGATCTCTTCGACCGGCCCGGGGCAGGGTCTCACACAGGAGGGTTACCAACTGGTGACAGGTAAAGGCCCGGCTGAGGTGAATCCGTTCCAGGAGCATCCGGGGATCCATATCCCGGTAGCGGCTGATCCGGGCGATCAGATAAGGATCAAAAGCCTGAGCGGCATCGATCAGGGTGACCGGCTTGCCCTGGGCCGCCAACTGGCCCATCAAATAGGCGGAAAGCCGGGGCATGGCCTCCCCGAAAAAGAGGATACTCTTTCCGGAAAGGGCCAGATTGGAAAGATTGTTCAAGGGAAGTAAGGCATCCATATCAGCTATTCAGAGACCGGTAAATCCCGATGACTTTCCCCAGGATCGAAAACGCGGAGAGAGCCTCTTGGTCCATGATCAGGGGTTCTATCTCCGGATTGTCCCCCTTTAAGATCACCCGGTTTTCTGACTGGTAGTACCGTTTCAGGGTTACTTCATTTTCCAGGCGGAATACCCCGATCTCGCCGACAGATATTTGTTCCTGGCGGCGAACGATGACCTGGTCTCCGGGGAGGATATAAGGGCTCATGCTTTCCCCGCGAACCCGGAGCAGGAAAACTTCTTCGCCTTTGGCCCAGCCCTCGGGAAGGGTTACATAATCCTCTGCATCCTCTTCGATTAAAAGAGGCCTTCCGGCCGGGACGGCCCCATAAAGCGGGATGGTCCGCAACGGTCCGGAAGACCGGACCAGACTCACCCCCCGGGAACGATGAGGCTCCCGCTTTAAATATCCTTTGCGGACCAGGGCCTTCAGATGATCCTGGGCAGTACCCAGGTTGATCTTGAAATGACCGGCCACTTCCCGAAAAGAAGGTGGATAACCGTTTTCTAATAAGTAGTTACGGAGATATTCCCAGATT
This window harbors:
- the lexA gene encoding repressor LexA; translation: MQALTIRQRQIWEYLRNYLLENGYPPSFREVAGHFKINLGTAQDHLKALVRKGYLKREPHRSRGVSLVRSSGPLRTIPLYGAVPAGRPLLIEEDAEDYVTLPEGWAKGEEVFLLRVRGESMSPYILPGDQVIVRRQEQISVGEIGVFRLENEVTLKRYYQSENRVILKGDNPEIEPLIMDQEALSAFSILGKVIGIYRSLNS